A single window of Crassostrea angulata isolate pt1a10 chromosome 8, ASM2561291v2, whole genome shotgun sequence DNA harbors:
- the LOC128161399 gene encoding amidase-like, translating into MMNGSKLLEGFVPDRDATVVTRILDAGGRILGKSVCEDLCFSGNSCTSSTGPVKNPHNPTRSAGGSSSGSGSLVARKVVDVAIGGDQGGSIRIPASWCGIVGLKPTYGLVPYTGIMPIEKTIDHAGPMARTVEDCAALLEVIAGYDDGNDPRQFPAVPHPPYSKLVNDGIKGKKIGILTEGFVDVEEDLARVVRERALTLKEAGAEVSDVSLPIHMDGLAIWTPVAFEGTYQMMIKGNGHGYNWKGSYDLPLQEALAGAYNLRPFDCPLPVKIVMIFSEYMQRNYQNKFYGKAQNLVQHLTREYNRILKDYDVIVMPTLPAKAFKLPSKEHSVYETLKLELDMIRNTAPFNATGHPALSVNAGLSEGLPALPCGMMIVGRMFDDLTVLQVARAVEKTFEEKPQ; encoded by the exons ATGATGAACGGAAGTAAGCTCCTGGAGGGGTTCGTGCCCGACAGAGACGCCACTGTAGTGACCAGGATACTGGATGCAG gaggTCGCATTCTGGGTAAATCTGTGTGCGAGGACTTATGCTTCTCCGGAAATAGCTGCACTTCCTCTACCGGTCCAGTCAAAAATCCACACAATCCGACAAGAAGCGCAGGTGGTTCTAGCTCGGGCTCGGGGTCTCTG GTTGCCAGAAAAGTAGTAGATGTTGCTATTGGAGGAGATCAGGGCGGATCCATACGTATTCCCGCCAGCTGGTGTGGAATTGTGGGATTGAAGCCGACCTATGGTTTGGTGCCATACACTGGCATTATGCCAATAGAGAAGACGATCGACCATGCCGGTCCCATGGCCAGGACTGTGGAGGACTGTGCCGCTTTACTAGAG GTGATTGCTGGCTACGATGACGGGAATGACCCTCGCCAGTTCCCTGCAGTACCCCACCCACCCTACTCTAAACTG GTAAACGACGGGATCAAAGGAAAGAAGATCGGAATTCTGACTGAGGGATTTGTGGATGTAGAAGAAGACTTAGCGAGGGTCGTCAGAGAGAGGGCCTTGACCCTGAAGGAGGCGGGGGCGGAGGTGTCTGACGTCTCCCTCCCTATCCACATGGACG GTTTAGCCATTTGGACACCGGTAGCCTTTGAGGGGACCTATCAAATGATGATTAAAGGAAACG GACATGGTTACAACTGGAAGGGTTCATACGATCTCCCACTGCAAGAGGCCTTGGCGGGGGCATATAACCTTCGACCTTTCGACTGCCCCCTACCGGTCAAAATAGTCATGATATTTTCTGAGTACATGCAGAGGAATTACCAGAACAAGTTTTACGGCAAAGCCCAGAATCTAGTCCAGCATCTGACGAGGGAGTACAACAGAATTCTTAaggattatgacgtcatagtcaTGCCCACACTTCCAGCCAAGGCATTCAAACTTCCATCCAAAGAACATTCCGTATACG AGACTCTCAAACTGGAGTTGGACATGATCAGGAACACTGCACCGTTCAACGCCACCGGGCACCCCGCCCTCAGTGTCAACGCCGGCCTCAGCGAGGGTTTGCCCGCATTGCCCTGTGGGATGATGATAGTGGGCAGAATGTTTGATGACCTCACGGTTCTACAGGTCGCCCGAGCCGTCGAGAAAACCTTTGAGGAGAAGCCTCAGTAA
- the LOC128161397 gene encoding ankyrin repeat and SOCS box protein 10-like isoform X2, with protein sequence MVDKAAELYHAVCENNADKILELLDSGANPNEYYDDMENISSSSILHVCCGKGHLESIRVLVDRGADIMSRDKWRMSPLIHAIMPQFTEVVEFLVTRCPDVVNMCDKFGKAPLHYAIESDCVAMVNLLICNGADVNIGTMKGITPLMLLCSKSDVQNDTEMMRLLINHGALVNLRDLAAKRSALQYAALKLKVEAVQILLEAGGDPNTLDGAGRTPMTNVIRQCVRADGTIRTDDCLTIVLMLLHAGSDVNMTTCEECCPLIVASILRCPTLVKFFLDHGGNPVACGITPILPAVCNHDTQTIRLLLEYNSPINLPGRIVRRREEFYFDPCELAIHLGFFDVVELLYDYGYNLSKYPYLVDPMGSIDTPVTLKENALALGQLRSLASNPHSLFKVSALTILKVLQKNLHDKVRLLPLPSSLQEDLLCLAAH encoded by the exons ATGGTTGACAAAGCAGCAGAGCTTTACCACGCTGTGTGTGAAAATAATGCGGACAAAATCTTAGAACTTCTGGACAGCGGGGCCAATCCGAATGAATATTATGACGACATGGAGAACATCAGTTCAAGCTCAATCCTCCATGTCTGTTGTGGAAAAGGACATCTCGAGTCGATTCGGGTCCTCGTGGACAGAGGGGCCGACATCATGTCACGTGACAAATGGCGGATGTCACCACTGATACACGCCATCATGCCCCAATTTACGGAAGTGGTTGAATTCCTGGTAACAAGATGCCCGGATGTTGTCAATATGTGCGATAAATTTGGTAAAGCTCCATTACATTATGCCATTGAATCAGACTGTGTGGCAATGGTGAACTTGTTGATTTGTAATGGCGCGGATGTAAACATTGGGACAATGAAAGGAATTACCCCTCTCATGTTGTTGTGTTCTAAATCTGACGTACAGAATGACACAGAGATGATGCGTCTACTGATAAACCACGGAGCCTTAGTTAACTTGAGGGACTTGGCGGCCAAACGCAGTGCTTTACAA TATGCCGCTCTTAAGCTGAAAGTTGAAGCGGTCCAGATTCTGCTAGAGGCGGGCGGTGACCCTAATACTCTGGACGGGGCCGGGAGAACTCCAATGACTAACGTGATCCGCCAGTGTGTGAGAGCTGACGGGACCATCCGTACCGACGACTGTCTGACCATTGTCTTGATGCTACTCCACGCCGGAAGTGATGTCAACATGACAACCTGTGAGGAATGCTGTCCGCTCATTGTGGCCTCGATTTTGAGGTGCCCGACTTTGGTCAAGTTTTTCTTGGATCATGGCGGGAATCCCG TTGCCTGTGGAATAACTCCCATTTTGCCAGCCGTTTGTAACCACGACACCCAGACGATCAGACTTTTGCTTGAATACAACAGTCCTATCAATCTTCCAGGCCGTATCGTCAGGCGGAGAGAGGAGTTCTACTTTGATCCCTGTGAGCTGGCCATCCACTTGGGTTTCTTTGACGTAGTGGAACTGTTATATGATTATGGCTATAACCTATCGAAGTACCCGTATCTAGTTGATCCTATGGGCTCTATTGATACTCCTGTGACGCTCAAAGAAAATGCCCTAGCTCTAGGGCAGCTACGTTCGCTAGCATCTAACCCTCATTCGCTGTTTAAAGTTTCAGCGCTAACTATTCTTAAAGTTTTACAGAAGAATTTACACGACAAAGTGAGACTGTTACCTCTGCCATCATCTTTACAGGAAGATTTGCTTTGTTTAGCTGCTCactga
- the LOC128161397 gene encoding ankyrin repeat and SOCS box protein 10-like isoform X1, with the protein MVDKAAELYHAVCENNADKILELLDSGANPNEYYDDMENISSSSILHVCCGKGHLESIRVLVDRGADIMSRDKWRMSPLIHAIMPQFTEVVEFLVTRCPDVVNMCDKFGKAPLHYAIESDCVAMVNLLICNGADVNIGTMKGITPLMLLCSKSDVQNDTEMMRLLINHGALVNLRDLAAKRSALQYAALKLKVEAVQILLEAGGDPNTLDGAGRTPMTNVIRQCVRADGTIRTDDCLTIVLMLLHAGSDVNMTTCEECCPLIVASILRCPTLVKFFLDHGGNPGIRFACGITPILPAVCNHDTQTIRLLLEYNSPINLPGRIVRRREEFYFDPCELAIHLGFFDVVELLYDYGYNLSKYPYLVDPMGSIDTPVTLKENALALGQLRSLASNPHSLFKVSALTILKVLQKNLHDKVRLLPLPSSLQEDLLCLAAH; encoded by the exons ATGGTTGACAAAGCAGCAGAGCTTTACCACGCTGTGTGTGAAAATAATGCGGACAAAATCTTAGAACTTCTGGACAGCGGGGCCAATCCGAATGAATATTATGACGACATGGAGAACATCAGTTCAAGCTCAATCCTCCATGTCTGTTGTGGAAAAGGACATCTCGAGTCGATTCGGGTCCTCGTGGACAGAGGGGCCGACATCATGTCACGTGACAAATGGCGGATGTCACCACTGATACACGCCATCATGCCCCAATTTACGGAAGTGGTTGAATTCCTGGTAACAAGATGCCCGGATGTTGTCAATATGTGCGATAAATTTGGTAAAGCTCCATTACATTATGCCATTGAATCAGACTGTGTGGCAATGGTGAACTTGTTGATTTGTAATGGCGCGGATGTAAACATTGGGACAATGAAAGGAATTACCCCTCTCATGTTGTTGTGTTCTAAATCTGACGTACAGAATGACACAGAGATGATGCGTCTACTGATAAACCACGGAGCCTTAGTTAACTTGAGGGACTTGGCGGCCAAACGCAGTGCTTTACAA TATGCCGCTCTTAAGCTGAAAGTTGAAGCGGTCCAGATTCTGCTAGAGGCGGGCGGTGACCCTAATACTCTGGACGGGGCCGGGAGAACTCCAATGACTAACGTGATCCGCCAGTGTGTGAGAGCTGACGGGACCATCCGTACCGACGACTGTCTGACCATTGTCTTGATGCTACTCCACGCCGGAAGTGATGTCAACATGACAACCTGTGAGGAATGCTGTCCGCTCATTGTGGCCTCGATTTTGAGGTGCCCGACTTTGGTCAAGTTTTTCTTGGATCATGGCGGGAATCCCGGTATTCGAT TTGCCTGTGGAATAACTCCCATTTTGCCAGCCGTTTGTAACCACGACACCCAGACGATCAGACTTTTGCTTGAATACAACAGTCCTATCAATCTTCCAGGCCGTATCGTCAGGCGGAGAGAGGAGTTCTACTTTGATCCCTGTGAGCTGGCCATCCACTTGGGTTTCTTTGACGTAGTGGAACTGTTATATGATTATGGCTATAACCTATCGAAGTACCCGTATCTAGTTGATCCTATGGGCTCTATTGATACTCCTGTGACGCTCAAAGAAAATGCCCTAGCTCTAGGGCAGCTACGTTCGCTAGCATCTAACCCTCATTCGCTGTTTAAAGTTTCAGCGCTAACTATTCTTAAAGTTTTACAGAAGAATTTACACGACAAAGTGAGACTGTTACCTCTGCCATCATCTTTACAGGAAGATTTGCTTTGTTTAGCTGCTCactga